The segment ccagaggaagggaaggagggccaTGAAGGTGTCAGGAGCATGAGCCATCCTAAGAACGAAATCAGGTCCTCGTGGGCTCATGTCAGACAGACGCGAGAGGTGAAACGAAGCACCTGTGAGCCTTTGTGATCAGAAAAGGAACCACTTTTGTGACAGAGACCAGAACACCTGGGAAAATCTGCCACAGAGACCGAGACCAGGGGAGCGGCCTGCTTGGCCCTGAACTCAGCCCTTGTCCAGAGCATGGGGATCAAGATGGATCCAAAGCCCAGCTGCTCCCCAGCCCTAAGGACTGGAGAGAAATGAGGCAGGGGAAGAAGGCCCAGCAGTCCCAGGCCACCCAATTTCCTCAGGACAGAAGGCACACATGCGCCCGCAGTGAGCTAGTAGGGCCACTCCTGCTGCAGCATAGGCATGGGAAGCGGACAGGGCCACTTACCAGAGGGAGCCCTAAACCCCACATGGGTTGACAAAGCCAGTGGCACAGGAATCATCCAGGATGAAGAAGTACAGAGAATGACTGACACAGTCACCCCTGGGTTCACAGTCACGGGATGCTTGgcgactcccacccccaccctcagctaCTCCTAGTCCACCACACACTCAGTGTACCCCTCTCAGAGTACCCAAACTCAGGGTACCCCCTCAGATTACCCCTCTCACAATAAGTACTCCACACTTGGCATAGCACCTCTTAGAGAACCCTCctctcttagggctggagcaatagcacagcggggagggcgtttgccttgcctgcagccaacccgggttcaattcccagcatctcatatggcccccaagcactgccaggagtaattcctgaatgcagagccaggagtaacccctgtgcatcgctggatgtgacccaaaagcaaaaataaaaaaaaagagagagagagagaaagaacccccCTCAGAATACCCCCTTTGGAGTACCCCAAACTCAGTACCATCCACTCAAAGTACATTCCTCTTAGAGtaaccccctctcagtacccccacTGAGTATTCCACACATACAGTATCTCCACGCAGAGCAACTCCATCTCAGAATATCCCAAACTCAAAGTACCCTACACTTGGAGTGTTCCCCTCTCAGAGGAACCACTACTCAGAGTACTCCCCATTTGAAGAACCCCTTCTAGGGTACTCCCACACTCAGAATACGCCCTCTCAGAGTATCCCAAACTCAGAGTACCAAGTACCACTTCACACAATGTACCTCTCTCTCACACAGTGTAGCCCCACTATCACAGGGCACCCCTCTTTCACAACACATGGTGCCCCGTCTCAGGAGCACCTCTCTCACACAACACACCACTCTGTCAGGACATTCTTTCATGGGGCCCCCTCTCTCACAGAACGCCCCTTTCTCAGGACAGCCTTCTCTCACAGGACACTCCTCTCACAGGATACCCCTATCTCACAAGTCAACCCTCTCTCACAGGTCAACAATGCTCTGCATGGGGCACCCCTCTCTCATAGGGCATCCCTCTCACAGAACCCTCTCTTACAGGACACCCCTCTCATAGAACACCTCTCTCACAGGACATCCCTCTCACAGGATACCTCTCTCACAGGGCACCCTCTCACAGAGTACCCTCTCTCACAGGGCACCCTCTCACAGAGTACCCTCTCTCACAGGGCACCCCTCTGTCACAGGTTACCCCTCTCACAGAGTACCTCTCTCACAGGACACTCTCTTTCATGGGGCACCCATCTGTCACAGGGCATCTCTCTCACAGAACACAGGACAACCACTGATTCCCCTCTCACAGACACCCCCTCTCTCACAAGACACCCCTCTCTCACAGGATACCCCCTCATAGGTACAACCCTCTCACAGGGCACCCCTCTCTCACAGGGCACCCTCTCTCACAGGGTCCTCTCTTTCTCAGGACACCCCCTCTCTCACAGACACCCCTCTCACAAGCAACCCTCTCTCATAGACACCTCCCTCACAGGAACCCCTCTCTCATAGGACACCCCTCTTTCACAGGGCACTCCTCTGTCACAAAGCGCCAGAGTCTCTCACAGGACACCCATCTCTCAGGGAACCCTCTCACAGGGCACCCTCTCTCTGGGAACCCCTCTCTCACAAGACATTCCTCTCATAGGGCATCCCTCCCTCACAGGCACTCTCTCCCACAGGACACCCTTCTGACACAGAACAACCCTCTCACAAGACACCCATCTCAGACAGCACCTCTCTCACAGGGCACCTCTTTCTCACTTGACACCCCTCTCACTgggcatccctctcagagagcacctCTGTCATAGggcacccctctcagagagcacctCTGTCACAGGGCAGCTCTCTCACAGGACACCTCTTTCTAGGACACCACTATCTCTCAGGACATCCCCCTCAAAGAGCACCTCTCTCACAGGGCACCGTCTCAAAGGACACCCTCTCACAAGTGATCCCTCACAAGACATCCCTCTCACAGGACACCCCTCTCATATGACACCCCTCTCTCACAGGACAATTGACATCTGGGGACACCCCTCTCACAAAGCACCCTCTCACAGGCTACCCCTCTCTCACAGGGCACCCCTCTCAGAGCACCCCTCTCACAGGCACCCTCTCACAGAGCACCTCTACTTCACACGGCACCCCTGTCACAGAACACATGACATGTGGGATACCCCTCTCACAGGACACCCCTCTCACAGAGCACACTCTCACAGAGGTACCCtctctcatagggtcccctgcctCACAGGACACCCCTCTTTGAGCAACTCTTTCACAGGACACCCCTCTCACAGGGGACCTCTCTCACAGGACACATGACAGGTGGGACACCCCTCTCACAGGGCACCCGTCTTTCACAGGACACCTGTCTCAGAGCACCTCTCTCACAAAGCATTCCTCTCACAGAACACCCCTCTCACAGAACACCCTTCTCTCACAAGATACCCCTCTCACAGGACATTTCTCTCACAGGGCATTCCTCTCACAGGGCCCACTCTTCCACAGGACACCCCTCTCACAGGAGACCCTTCTCACAGTACATCCCTCTCACAAGACACCCCTCTCTCATAGGGCACCTGTTCACCAGGCACGCCTGTCACAAGGCACCCCTCTCACCGGACACCCTTCGCACAGGACACCAGTCTCTCTCATAGGCACCTCCTCCACGGTGCTCAAAGTGCCCTGCCCCAGCCGAGGGCCCATAGCAGGTCACTCACAGTCGCCATGTTCACTCTCAGCCTGTGTCAGGCCCTGTCAGCCCACAGACAAGGTCCTTCCAGAGCCCCTTAGAACGGCAGCACTGGAGCTGGGGGCCAGCTGCCCTGTGGCCTGAGTGTTAGGTTCACAGATAACCAAGCTCAGAgtccagggagggggagggggcagcgagGACGGTGCCAGGCACCATGACACAGGACAGCCAGGGAACCCCCAAGCTCGCCTCAGACATGCGACACTGCTCCACCTCTGTCCCACCAACCCACCAACTGGGGTGTCGCCCCAGTCCACCCCACCCAGCTTGGAGTACAGCCACACCCAGACCCCAAGAggccctgcccctggctctgGCAGGACAAGcgacaccccctccaccccccagactGGCCCCGCAGACAAGCCTCTCACGGGAGTCAACCCTGCCCGCACGTCAGGACCACCTCATCTTTCCGCACCCAACAACCCCCCCTAACTTGGGCCTGCAGAGTCCCTGTGGGTGCCTGTGAGCAGTCGTCAGCAGGCTCAGGGACCTGCCATCACAGTGGGGGCGCACTAAGGCCACCCAGGCTCAGGCTGGGGTCCCAGAGCTGATGAGTGCCGGACCCCAGGCAGACACCCGGGCTCGGGGGACTCCAGGGAGCGGGTGACTCAGTCAGGAGGGGCGTGGAGTGGAGGTCAAGTGGGTGCTGAGGCTGACTCGGAAGGGCAGCCGAGGGTGGAGAGGTCACGTGCCCACGTGGACACGGCTGAGCCCCCAGCTGTCACTCGGCACTAGGCGCAGAGACCAGGGAAACCCAGCGCCGCTCTCCCAGCCCAGGCGAGGGCCGCCAGCTGGTCCCAGGGCGGGCGGGAGCCAGGCGCCTGCAGAAAGGAGGACAAGTATGGCCCCAGGagcccctccacacccctcccacGCACGGGAAGGCCTCCATGGAAGGCTCTGGAAGGCAGCGTCCTCACCCCGAACAGAGCTGTGGGAAGCCAGAGGGCACCCCAGCGCCTGTCCAGGGTTGACAGGTGGGCACTGTGCTGCccgcagggggctggggtgaggtcAGCACTGGGCACAGGaggccctgcccctctctccctgaGCTGCCCTTGGGGGCAGAGCCAGCAACTGTCCCAGGACTGGCAGCTGCCACCACCAGGCCCggggccccccacccctcgcctccgcaggctggagggggctgggagccGACCAGCAGGGACCCCACAGGCCAACCCCTGCGGAGCGGGAcctggcgcctgccacgtgggggAGGTGAGCAAAGGCCGCAAATCTGCCCCCCACGCCGGCCTGGGACAGAGGGGCACACGTGCCCGCCGGGCGCTCCCGGGCTCGGCCCACCCCGCCGGCTCACATGTCTCCTATTATGGGCATGAGCGCGGGCCCGCGGGGATACCCCGCTCCGGCGGACCCGCCGGCCTAGTGGCCGCTCCGGGACTAGCCGAGGCCACGGGGCGGCGCGGCCCCTACCTTTGTACTTCTCCCGCACCTCCTCGTATGCCTGGATGAAGTCCTGCTCCTCGGGCTGCTGCGGCGGGGCGGCCATGCGGACGGCGGTGGGGCGTGGGGCGCGGGACGCAGGGCGCGGGGCAGGCTCGACAGCGGCGGCCACTCTGCCCCCGCGGCCGCGCGCCGCTTAaagggccgcccccgccccgccccgcacccaGGATGCCCCACGGGTGGGGCGGGGCCGCGAGCCGGGCGGCCACCAAGGCGCCCCTTGCCTGCCCCTggtccctcccccctgcccccgctctGTCCCTGCCCGGAGCCGGCGGAGCCGCGCCCCGCAGGAGATGcggcgcgcgggcggcgcgggggacACCCGGAAAAGCTCCTCTCCGCGCGCGCGCCGGGGGTGGACAAGCCGAGGCCAGCGGCCAGGGGGAGCCGGGGTACGCCCGCTGCTCTCCTGTCCGCGGTAAGCGCCTCGCCCGCGACCGGGGGCAACGCGCAGGGGCGTTCCGCCGGCTTTGCCAGGCTGCCCTTCGGGGACGGGTCCCACGCCTGCCCCGGGCCCAGCACTCCGCTCCGAGAGGCGGCAGCCACGCCCCGGTTGCACCCCGGCCTCTCGCCCGCGGCGCGGCGCTCTGCCCCGTGCCTTCGCTACACGCTTCCGACCCAGGAACCCAGAAAGAACCCGCGGGGCAGGTGGGCATCGGGCCCGCGCGGCGCGGCCGGCAGGTGGCGCCCACCGCGGCCTCCCGCGGGccgccccaggccccaccagcaACCCGCGGGCAGCCCCGCGGCGCGAGCCGGCCGCAGACTCACCTGCGATGCGCACGACCGCGCGCTCCGCGGGGTCCAACACGCCCCCGTTGCCCCCGGCGCCGCCTCCGCTCCGCCGGCTGCGCTGAGTCTTTCCCAGGTTCCAGGGCAGCGTGTCCCCGGGGCTGGGCGAGCCGCTGCCTCCACTGGAACCGTCCTCAGCCACCGGCCGCACCTCGGCGTCTTCGCCCGACATGGCCTCCTGGGTCGGCGGGCAAACAAGCGGCCACAGGTCGAggcgccctcctccccccgcTGCCCCGTCTGTCCCCATCAGCACGGGCTTCCGCCTCGGGTCCACGTCGGAGACGCCCCGCTGGGCCCGCACGCTGACCTCAcctcctcctggcggtgcccgggtcCCGCACCGCTGCTCCCCTTCTCTTCGTCGCCCTCTCGCAGACCCCTCCACGCTGCCCTCCGCTCCCACACTCAGAGGACACTGACCGCACCCTCCGCTCTGCCTAAGGAATGGGGCCGCGCACGCCGCCGTCGGAGAACCCACAACCTCGACCCCGACCCCgttccctggccccctccccgggccccgcagCGCCGCCTATAAATAGCCGAGCCGCAGCGGCGTGGGCCGCGGGCCCGGGGCCGCCGCACCCAGCGCGCAGCgcatcccccccccaccaccactacccaccccccccccggccagGCTGAAAGGCGCTCTGTcagcgcggggctgggggcgctgggggcACAATGTGGCTCTGTGCCGCCGCCCCGTGCCCGCGGTCTGCCCGCCCAGCCCACACCCGGCGCCGCCCGTCCAGTTGCGCATTCGCGGGCGAGCGGCGAGGGGCCTCGCCTACCTGGCGCTCCCCTGGGCAAGCTGGGTCCCGCCGCCCCGAGAGCGCTGCTGCCCCGAGCGCGGAGGCGACGCAGGCGGGGCAAGCCAggagccccgccccggccgctcGGCGAGCGCCGCGCCCGCACCGCCCGGAGCGCGCGAGCGCGCGGTGCCCGTGCGGGCCTGGcgccgggggcgcgcggggccgagCCAGCGCGACTCCGCCCCCACTGCGGGCAGTCGGCGGGGGAACGCGGTCGGGACCGGCGTGCGCGACGCTAAGGCGCCGTGGAGTCGCCCGAGCGCGCGCTGGCCCTGCCGCGAGAGGCTGCTGGACACTGCCCTGCAGCCGCCAGCCCCGGCCAGGGTCGTCCCCCCATACAGAAGTCGGAGCGGGCTGCGCGAGTTCAAACGCATGTTTATTGCAACGAGGAGCGCCTGGGGGCGGGAGTCCGGTTCCAGGGCTCTGCTGACCCCTGGTGGTCGCGGGCCCACACACCACCCAGTCCACCTGTACCGGGCGTTTGGGATTAGGTGGCTCGAGCTGGGCCCCCGGAATCCTAAGGCAGGTGCTGGCAGGTGATGAGGTGGGTTGGCAGCGCCTGCGTGTCGTGGAAGATGACGAAGATGCTGGGCTGGCGCAGGCAGTCCACGGCGCTGTCGAAGCGCAGGGGCACGTCCCCGCTGGGGTCCCGCAGAGGGGGCGCCCGCAGCCCGCGGCAGCCCTGCGCGTAGTCGCCGGTCAGGACCCGCGCCACGAACACCGCCTTGTGGCCGTCAGCGTCCGGGGGCGAATAGCGGTCCTGAACCGATAGGGAGGCGCGCCTGGCGAAGTACACGCCCTGGCCATACAGCGTACCTGGGGCGGGATGCGGGTCAGGGCCTGGGGGCCACGACACCCGCCCCGCCAGCCCGCACCCACCGGCTCAGAAGCGCCCCGCTCTGTCCTCTCGGCCTCACCGTTACGGCCGCAGAAGCTGCGGTTGAAGCCGTGGGCGCAGATGTCAGCGACCGCAGCCGCCGACGTGCCGTGGTACAGGACGTGCTCCAGCGGCCGGCGCTCACAGCGCTGCTCCAGCTGCTCTCGGTGCAGCTCGTATTGGTGCCGCAACAGCGGGTGGCTCACGCGCTCCACCTGCGGGGGCGTGGTCAGAGCTGGGCAGCTCCTGAGGGGCCTGCAGCTGTGGCACCTAGCCCGAGGCCAGGCTCACCCGTGGGCTTCCATGCAGGGAAGGCCGAGAAACCCCATAATTGCCAGCGCAGACGCCGCACAGCTGCTGAGATGTGGTGTTGGAGACGCACAACCAGCGCTTGATGTCCCAGCTTCACCAgttaagtcctcaggccaggagaTGCTGGACCCCCTTCCCTGACCCAGCAAGGCATCCCAGCAAGTGGAGTCTGAGAGGCCACACAGAGGAGGCGGTGCAGGCCAGACAAGACTAAGGAGGAGCTGTGAACCTGCTGGCCAGCCCCCTACAGCACAGGGGGCAAGgtgacagaggggagggcaggcaAGGGCAAAACACAAAGGCGCCCATCCCTCCAGTATGAGGTGAACAGCCCCATCCATCCTCACACCAGCCTCCCCAGGGAGCTCGGGGCTTCCCATGCACAGGTTTGTTCTCCAAGAAGGAAGAAGAGCCATGTCTGTCCCAGTTGGCACATCTGTCCTGTGTGACCCTGACATCATCAGGGCAAATGATGAACAGTGAGACACGCCAAGGCATGGCACGGGGGCAGAGACAAACGCTCACAGCCGCACCAAGGACAGCTGCAAATAAGCCTTCAATGCAAAAGAGAAGGAGTGCCCCCGGTGCTCCCTGACCTGGTGGGACAGGAAAGAGCCAAGTGTTGGCCTGGAAAAGGAAGAAGGTAAAAGCATTCGGAGCATGCTTTCAACAGAAGGTAAAAGCGTGTCTGAGGCTAGGGTATTCTCGGATGCAGCACAGGCCTAATGATGGATTTCATGGCCTGGCTTCCTTGGGAGTTCCGTGGCCATCACAGGCCATCAGCCTGTAAGAGGCAGGGAGAAGCCCTGTGGCCAGAGGAGGCCTTCACTGCCGGCCTGACCCCAGAGCGAAGGGGAAAGGCGCTAAGGGTGGCAGGAGGCGTGGCCAGGGAAAGTGGCTCCCTCAGACTGCTGAGTTGTTTGCTTGAGGGAACCGGCATACAGCACCCACAGTCTTCCCTCAGTACAAAGTGGCAGTTGCCAAACCCGAAGAAAGGGGTAACGGTCACCACCCAGGGTGACTTTAGGGTCGCCCAGGGGCAGCCTAGCGGAAGATGAGGCAAAGTCTGGACCACTTCAACTCAATGGTGCTTGAGTGGGGCCCCTGCTGGATCCCTCTCACCCAGCACTCAGCCCTGCACACTGCACTATAGACCCCGGACCACCTTCTGCCCTTCTCTTCCTCCAAAGCTGCTGCTTTCCAGGCCTGCCCCTGTCCTCAGCCCTGCCTGCCTTCACCCTCAACTCCCAGCTGCCTTCAGATCTCTGGCCTCTACCTTACATTCTTGCCTGTGACCCTCCTGACAGAACACTATCAGTGCTCCCTCTGGCTGcatgtcacacacacatgcacatgcacacacacgcacatactcaTGCATGTGcttacacatatgcatgcatgtattcacacatgcacacactatgcacacatgtgcacacgcacgcacacagtcCTCCCACCATCTGCCAGTCTGGCTTCACTCTGCTCCCACCCATTTACCAGCATCTTTGGAAAGACATCTATTCGCAGAACAGCCAATTTAACAAGCTGAGGGGCTGAAAGGTCTGCAAGGTCACTGAGCTGCAGAAAGTTGTCAGCCAGGGCTGGGCGAGCAGAAGAGTCCCCAGAAGCCCCAAGCCCCGGAAGCCCCAGAGCAGAAGAGCCAAGAAGCCCAAGAAGCTCCAGAAGCCCCAAGCTTGCTGGATGATGCTCCTCAGAGGAGCCACCAGATGGCAGCACAGCCCCGCACCCTGGGGGTGTCCCCAACCAGGCTTGAACTGCCCAGCAGAGCCCGATGCTCAGAATGCAGGCCTGCACCAGCCCCCTGCATCTCCCAGCCTGCTCCATATTGCACAGCTACCAGTAAGGACGCTCCTGAGCTAGGAGGATATCGACAGGCCGCTCACCCTGATCACACGAATGCTGCCGGGGGCAGTGTCCAGGGTGTCGTAGAAGGCCTGCACCACCTCCTGGAACTCCCCGCTGCCTTCGGCCACACTCTCCAGCCTGCCCAAGGGTGTCTTCAGCTGAGGCTGTGGCCCTGACCATGAGGCAAGAGgtgtcagggccaggcccaggcgcTAGCCAAAGTGtagggcccccacccccaaaactggGACCCAACTCACGAGTGGGGTCAGAAGCCACAGCCACACTGGCCAGACTCTGATGACCGCGGCCAGCCAGCAGCGCTGCTAAGTGGCGGGCTGCCCTGGCAGGCTGCTCCCCAAAGCCACGGAGGACTGTGCGGTCGCCATAGTGGACCACGGTCACACCATAGCGCTGCTCCAGgcgtccccagagctctgccggCAGCGGGTCATCTGAGAGCTCCACAGTCTCCTCCTGGAGCAGTGTCTCCAAGGCAGCCTCCAAGGCCCTGTGCAGCGCATCCACATCCTGCTCGAAGGGCACATGGACGTCCAGCTGGGCACTGCTCTCCGGGCCTCCAACCTGGCGCACATCTGCCTCTAGTGTGGGGGTCTCCAGCAGGGAGAGGGCCAGGGCTTGCTGCAGCGCCTGCGCCTCCTCCCGCGCAACCTCCTGGCCGGGCGGCCCCAGGGAGCGATGCAGGGCCAGCTGCAGAGCCGCAGCCTCCTccaggccagccccagggcccggaGTCGTGGGCTCCTCGTGTGGGGATGGTGGCTGCTCCTCTTCCTGGGGCTGCTTGTCCCCCGGCTCCAGAGGGAGCCAGTTCTCCCCATTCTGGCCCCCAAGCGTGGCCAGTAACTCCCGGacttcctctatggcagggagAGACGCCAGTGAGTCAGGGGACAGGACAGGAAAAGGGGAGGGGTCAGGCAAAAATGTGAAGCAGGCAGGAGACAAGAAGGGCCCAAGTGCACAGGGAAACCAGGGTGCCCTACCCAGGCTCACGTCCTCTTTGTCACTGCCTGTGCCATCCATGGTCCATGCTGTGTGGGAAAGGGTCTCGGTGGGGTCCACCTGGCAGGAGGGAGTGTCAAAGGCCCCCAGTCTCCCAGCTGAGTGAGGACAGGTGGCCCGGGGCCTGACTGGGGGCAGGGCTTGCCCTACCTCAGAAGGCTGGGTGCCCAGGGTGGCCATGGCCAGACGCTCTGTCACAAACACACACTGGAACTGAGTCTCCAGGTCCTGGAGCAGGCTCTGACCGTCGGCACTCAGCAGGAAGTGGGCACTACCCGGGTGCGTCAGGCTCAGTGTGTGGCAGCTCACAGTGCCCAGCAGGCTCTGCAGGAACTCCTCAGCCGCCTGGCATGGGACTGGGGCACCACAGAGCTGCAGACGCAGGGGACCACAGTGGGGGTCAGGCCTCACATAGCCCTCCATTGGAGAAGGGGCCCGGGGCTTGATTGTCACT is part of the Sorex araneus isolate mSorAra2 chromosome 2, mSorAra2.pri, whole genome shotgun sequence genome and harbors:
- the PARP10 gene encoding protein mono-ADP-ribosyltransferase PARP10, whose amino-acid sequence is MAEDLGASVELSGLPPNVSDELLTLYFENGRRSGGGPVLRWQRLGRGGVLTFQKGADASRVLAQEHSLCGMRLSLRPAPPCAPARLLLQGLPPGIAPQRLEQHVQALLRAAGLSGQPCHALDSQRPDCALVQLSQPLMEADICVLEEQASTLALEGASVSVARVPQARAVRVVGDTSPGEQPLLELYLENERRSGGGALEGLRSLQGCGGTVATFQQWQVAERVLQREHWLQGRELHLVPHYDILEPEGPAEDSSRGALGPDLPGTPEGAGTVTAGSEEAAWSPGAAVPAESVERLGQARPRGTPPRVGPGSPGLRPPSPAGQAGARPGSPAQGQGRSPGAVECPGHAVQVEKVLSIEPGALRFLQLHHADLLAGLGDVGLVPLEGSEVTGFRLCGAPVPCQAAEEFLQSLLGTVSCHTLSLTHPGSAHFLLSADGQSLLQDLETQFQCVFVTERLAMATLGTQPSEVDPTETLSHTAWTMDGTGSDKEDVSLEEVRELLATLGGQNGENWLPLEPGDKQPQEEEQPPSPHEEPTTPGPGAGLEEAAALQLALHRSLGPPGQEVAREEAQALQQALALSLLETPTLEADVRQVGGPESSAQLDVHVPFEQDVDALHRALEAALETLLQEETVELSDDPLPAELWGRLEQRYGVTVVHYGDRTVLRGFGEQPARAARHLAALLAGRGHQSLASVAVASDPTRPQPQLKTPLGRLESVAEGSGEFQEVVQAFYDTLDTAPGSIRVIRVERVSHPLLRHQYELHREQLEQRCERRPLEHVLYHGTSAAAVADICAHGFNRSFCGRNGTLYGQGVYFARRASLSVQDRYSPPDADGHKAVFVARVLTGDYAQGCRGLRAPPLRDPSGDVPLRFDSAVDCLRQPSIFVIFHDTQALPTHLITCQHLP